DNA from Balneolaceae bacterium:
AGCCTGTTGGTCCGCTTACGAAACGCTGCCATCGGCAGGTTGGTTACAGAAGATCGGCAGACGTATCATCATTGACCCCATGTCATGGACTGTTCATACCTGAGCCATCTGGAATGCACCCGGACAGGCAAACGCTACGAGGCCGACGAGCTGCATAATCTTTCGGAGGAGGGCGTCCCGCTGGCCGCGGTATACGACCTGGAGAAGGCCCGTGATGAGCTGACGCCTGAAACCTTCCGCGGACGGGAGAACAACATGTGGAAATACCGGGAGCTGCTGCCGGTCCGCAACCTTTCCAATATCGTATCGCTGGATGAGGGTGGCACGCCCCTGATGCGCTCCACACGCATGGCCGACCGTGTGGGCCTGCCGGGACTGATGATCAAGGACGAGTCGACCAACCCCACCGGATCCTTCAAGGCGCGCGGCATCGCCGCCGCTGTCAGCGCCGCCCGCGAGCGGGGCGCCCGGAGCTTCGCCATGCCCTCGGCGGGCAACGCCGGCGGGGCCCTGGCCGCCTACGCGGCCGCCGCCGGCATGGAGTCGCATATCTATATGCCCTCCGACACGCCCCTGGCCTTCCGCCTGGAGTGCGAGTACTACGACACCCATCTCGAGCTGGTCGACGGACTCATCAGCGACTGCGGGGTGAAGGCTGCGGAAGCCTGCCGCGAACACGGCCACTTCAACGTCTCCACCCTCAAGGAGCCTTACCGCCTGGAGGGCAAGAAGACCATGGGACTGGAGCTGGCCGAGCAGATGGGCTGGTCCCTGCCCGATGTCATTATTTATCCCACGGGCGGAGGCACGGGGCTGATCGGCATGTGGAAGGCCTTCAAGGAGCTGAAGGAGCTGGGGTGGGTGGAAGGGCCCCTCCCCCGCATGGTTTCCGTGCAGAGCGCCGGGTGCGCCCCCATCGTACGCGCCTTTGAGGAGGGCT
Protein-coding regions in this window:
- a CDS encoding threonine synthase: MDCSYLSHLECTRTGKRYEADELHNLSEEGVPLAAVYDLEKARDELTPETFRGRENNMWKYRELLPVRNLSNIVSLDEGGTPLMRSTRMADRVGLPGLMIKDESTNPTGSFKARGIAAAVSAARERGARSFAMPSAGNAGGALAAYAAAAGMESHIYMPSDTPLAFRLECEYYDTHLELVDGLISDCGVKAAEACREHGHFNVSTLKEPYRLEGKKTMGLELAEQMGWSLPDVIIYPTGGGTGLIGMWKAFKELKELGWVEGPLPRMVSVQSAGCAPIVRAFEEGCKEAEFWENAETISSGLRVPSAIGDFIILEILRESNGTAIAVSDEETLDFSLELASHTGIFPAPEGGATLAALHRMRERSLVDDDEQVVLFNTGSGYKYLEALNRQTDVARAFEEMMRN